A genomic window from Lotus japonicus ecotype B-129 chromosome 1, LjGifu_v1.2 includes:
- the LOC130732881 gene encoding putative FBD-associated F-box protein At5g56440, with protein sequence MVDRISTLPDDILCHILSFLPTQDTVVTSLVSKRWKPLWRSVPSLYFDDQSHLQNFSKTYHWFQNFIYATIRARDSHQPIRSFWLKCVVESDFCPSDDDIYEWVKAATQRGGLKNLHIEVTLPIDHSLIYLSGSTISCKTLVDLKLMGLFVEIYSFVDLPSLKTLHLEDVGFDYRQCLGELLSGCPILEYMHVNDTYCPGDGYDEDDYDPPNNNNFKGLSKLVRADIYSLDDLDILLEAICNVEFLATDESLKDIPVFPNLTHVELAWGWGMKWHSVLTMLKQCPKLQNFGLNMELMSANLVWISPKFVPECLSSQLRKCSITNYDSTRFQLHFAKYIMQNSRVLQTMTIYTAPSSSLQKKFEMLKELSIYPRTCELLFK encoded by the exons ATGGTTGACAGGATTAGCACCTTGCCAGATGATATTCTTTGCCacattctctcttttcttccaaCCCAAGACACCGTTGTCACAAGTCTTGTTTCAAAGAGGTGGAAGCCGCTGTGGCGCTCAGTTCCTAGTCTCTACTTTGACGACCAAAGCCACCTCCAAAACTTCAGCAAAACCTATCATTGGTTTCAAAATTTCATATACGCAACCATTCGCGCCAGAGATTCGCACCAACCCATTAGAAGCTTTTGGCTCAAATGTGTGGTTGAGTCCGATTTTTGCCCTTCTGATGACGATATTTATGAATGGGTCAAAGCTGCAACACAACGTGGAGGACTTAAGAACCTCCACATTGAGGTAACCTTACCAATAGATCATTCACTGATATATTTGAGCGGCTCCACTATCAGCTGCAAAACTCTGGTTGATCTCAAATTGATGGGGTTATTTGTGGAAATATATTCATTTGTGGACCTTCCCTCACTCAAAACTCTGCATTTGGAGGATGTTGGATTTGACTATCGGCAATGTCTTGGGGAACTTCTTTCGGGGTGTCCAATTCTCGAGTATATGCATGTGAACGATACATACTGTCCTGGAGATGGTTATGACGAAGATGATTATGATCCTCCTAATAATAACAACTTTAAAGGGTTATCTAAGTTGGTCAGGGCAGATATATATTCCCTTGATGATTTAGATATTCTTCTGGAAGCAATTTGTAATGTAGAATTTCTTGCCACTGATGag TCCCTTAAAGATATTCCAGTTTTTCCCAATTTAACTCATGTGGAGCTCGCTTGGGGGTGGGGTATGAAGTGGCATTCGGTACTTACAATGCTCAAGCAGTGCCCTAAGCTTCAAAATTTTGGCCTTAATATGGAGTTGATGTCTGCTAATCTGGTTTGGATTTCCCCCAAATTTGTTCCTGAATGCCTTTCTTCACAGCTTAGAAAGTGTTCTATTACAAATTATGATAGCACGAGATTTCAGCTGCATTTTGCAAAATATATCATGCAGAATTCAAGGGTTTTACAGACAATGACCATATACACCGCGCCTTCCTCATCGTTACAAAAGAAATTTGAAATGCTAAAAGAACTGTCCATATATCCAAGGACATGTGAACTTTTATTTAAATGA